The following proteins are encoded in a genomic region of Neomonachus schauinslandi chromosome 7, ASM220157v2, whole genome shotgun sequence:
- the LOC110589537 gene encoding single-stranded DNA-binding protein, mitochondrial-like: MFWRPVLEALHEFVRCESEIASNLVLERSLNHVQLLEQVGRDPVMKQVGGENPVTVSSLAANEMRQSGESEAHQMGDVRQKTTWHRISVFQPGMVYHHDISVCGMGSQIYGERKGDYGEYTDENNMR; this comes from the coding sequence ATGTTTTGGAGACCTGTATTAGAGGCATTGCATGAGTTTGTAAGATGTGAGTCTGAAATAGCCAGCAACTTGGTTCTTGAAAGATCTCTGAACCATGTGCAGCTACTTGAGCAAGTGGGTCGGGACCCCGTCATGAAACAGGTGGGAGGGGAAAACCCAGTCACAGTATCTTCTCTAGCAGCGAATGAGATGCGGCAGTCAGGGGAGAGTGAAGCACACCAAATGGGTGATGTCAGGCAGAAGACAACATGGCACAGAATATCAGTATTCCAACCAGGCATGGTGTATCACCATGATATATCAGTATGTGGAATGGGGTCCCAAATttatggggaaaggaaaggagactaTGGTGAATACACAGATGAAAATAACATGAGGTGA